Proteins from a genomic interval of Archangium lipolyticum:
- a CDS encoding efflux RND transporter permease subunit, whose translation MSDSTHKPPRLALAYAGLLVRRPGLVLLAILALFGVSMWGTLKLTINSNQLDLISQDLPEVKEVKRVIDMVGGSGYLMLALRGDDEATLKKVSDDIAARLLADKEHVRFITYKVPVEFVQQNMALFIKTEDLSEGKRRIMAWLKDQLRRNNPFFIEIQKTEPVKLELTDLIDKYSSVGKKSIRDDYYISNDRKMVLVLIKPMWDSNQLGKTKDFVEQLRKDLAEYGKSGGVKLTEDYEKMGNTQEVFYGFTGSYKTSVDDSYAIEESLQPVSLIAFAAIFLITILAFRKWVPTIIVSSGTVIGTIITMGFTYATVGELNMITSILGGLLMGFGIDYGIHFIFRTRLELGQGKPYDEAIRDAVVNAGRPALVSAVVTSGSFFVLMISEFRGFSQFGFLAGCGTFIIGVLLFAWSPALLALAGRINPELPKKLIGEMKPPATQSASTGKELRIPRPGLVLVVGTIIVGFMCAFAIPWSDVDVPTDKPATLAERIKAGVRFNYNSRALIPEGQPSVKLQDEISARFNISSDPIAVYSKTLEEAKAIYDELSDPKNKEKYSAIDQVVSIYTFVPPPETAAANAKILQEWKEELKDIDVEALPPEAQEKAALFMKMLEARPFDVHGVPDIYASQFVHLPETKPENHGYLTFIYPNVDLWDGKKMLTFVDQTSNIPTPEVKDASGKVIAEAQVRRAAGAAPLFARLARIVLADGQLTVILVTLWILLMHFLDFRNVKLALASVIPLTVGLAMMLGIMTLADLHLNFMNIIILPILLGFGVSHGLYLLHRYLEGTSPVVALRSVGAAVASSTLTTAAGFAALLAASHNGLKSMGIVACIGLITTLVVSFTVLAAVMQVMWDRLPRKLQEGVQHASTPGQPSASDKSEAA comes from the coding sequence ATGAGTGACTCGACCCACAAGCCTCCGCGCCTTGCTCTCGCCTATGCCGGACTGCTCGTCCGCAGGCCCGGGCTGGTCCTCCTCGCGATCCTCGCCCTCTTCGGCGTGTCGATGTGGGGAACCCTCAAGCTGACCATCAACTCCAACCAGCTCGACCTCATCTCGCAGGACCTGCCCGAGGTGAAGGAGGTCAAGCGCGTCATCGACATGGTCGGTGGCAGCGGCTACCTCATGCTCGCGCTGCGCGGTGATGACGAGGCCACGCTCAAGAAGGTCTCCGACGACATCGCCGCGAGGCTGCTGGCGGACAAGGAGCACGTCCGCTTCATCACCTACAAGGTGCCCGTCGAGTTCGTGCAGCAGAACATGGCCCTCTTCATCAAGACGGAGGACCTGTCCGAGGGCAAGCGCCGCATCATGGCCTGGCTCAAGGATCAGCTGCGCCGCAACAACCCCTTCTTCATCGAGATCCAGAAGACCGAGCCGGTCAAGCTCGAGCTGACGGACCTCATCGACAAGTACAGCAGCGTCGGCAAGAAGAGCATCCGGGACGACTACTACATCTCCAATGACCGCAAGATGGTCCTCGTCCTCATCAAGCCGATGTGGGACTCCAACCAGCTGGGCAAGACGAAGGACTTCGTCGAGCAGCTGCGCAAGGATCTGGCGGAGTACGGCAAGTCCGGCGGCGTGAAGCTGACCGAGGACTACGAGAAGATGGGCAACACCCAGGAGGTCTTCTACGGCTTCACGGGCTCGTACAAGACGTCGGTGGACGACTCGTACGCCATCGAGGAGTCGCTCCAGCCGGTGTCGCTCATCGCCTTCGCGGCCATCTTCCTCATCACCATCCTGGCCTTCCGCAAGTGGGTGCCCACGATCATCGTGTCCAGCGGCACGGTCATCGGCACCATCATCACCATGGGCTTCACCTACGCCACCGTGGGTGAGCTCAACATGATCACCAGCATCCTCGGTGGTCTGTTGATGGGGTTCGGCATCGACTACGGCATCCACTTCATCTTCCGCACGCGGCTGGAGCTGGGCCAGGGCAAGCCCTACGACGAGGCCATCCGCGACGCGGTGGTGAACGCGGGCCGGCCGGCGCTGGTGTCCGCGGTGGTGACGTCGGGCTCGTTCTTCGTGCTGATGATCAGCGAGTTCCGCGGGTTCAGCCAGTTCGGCTTCCTGGCCGGCTGCGGCACCTTCATCATCGGCGTGCTGCTCTTCGCCTGGAGCCCGGCACTGCTCGCGCTGGCGGGCCGCATCAACCCCGAGTTGCCCAAGAAGCTCATCGGCGAGATGAAGCCGCCGGCCACGCAGAGCGCCAGCACGGGCAAGGAGCTGCGCATCCCCCGGCCCGGCCTGGTGCTCGTGGTGGGCACCATCATCGTGGGCTTCATGTGCGCCTTCGCCATCCCCTGGAGCGACGTGGACGTGCCCACGGACAAGCCCGCCACCCTGGCGGAGCGCATCAAGGCCGGCGTGCGCTTCAACTACAACAGCCGTGCCCTCATCCCCGAGGGCCAGCCGTCGGTGAAGCTGCAGGATGAGATCAGCGCGCGCTTCAACATCTCCAGCGATCCCATCGCCGTCTATTCCAAGACGCTGGAGGAGGCGAAGGCCATCTACGACGAGCTCTCCGACCCCAAGAACAAGGAGAAGTACTCCGCCATCGACCAGGTGGTGAGCATCTACACCTTCGTCCCGCCGCCGGAGACGGCCGCGGCCAACGCGAAGATCCTCCAGGAGTGGAAGGAGGAGCTGAAGGACATCGACGTGGAGGCGCTGCCTCCGGAGGCCCAGGAGAAGGCGGCCCTCTTCATGAAGATGCTGGAGGCCCGGCCCTTCGACGTGCACGGGGTGCCGGACATCTACGCCTCGCAGTTCGTCCACCTGCCGGAGACGAAGCCGGAGAACCACGGCTACCTGACGTTCATCTACCCGAACGTGGACCTGTGGGACGGCAAGAAGATGCTCACCTTCGTCGACCAGACGAGCAACATCCCCACCCCCGAGGTGAAGGATGCGTCGGGCAAGGTGATCGCCGAGGCGCAGGTGCGGCGTGCGGCGGGCGCGGCGCCCCTGTTCGCGCGGCTGGCGCGCATCGTGCTCGCCGATGGCCAGCTGACGGTCATCCTGGTGACGTTGTGGATCCTGCTGATGCACTTCCTGGACTTCCGCAACGTGAAGCTGGCGCTGGCCTCCGTCATCCCGCTCACGGTGGGCCTGGCGATGATGCTGGGCATCATGACGCTGGCGGACCTGCACCTGAACTTCATGAACATCATCATCCTGCCCATCCTCCTGGGCTTCGGGGTGAGCCACGGCCTGTACCTGCTGCACCGCTACCTGGAGGGCACCTCGCCCGTGGTGGCGCTGCGCAGCGTGGGCGCGGCGGTGGCCTCGTCCACGCTGACGACGGCCGCGGGCTTCGCCGCCCTGCTCGCCGCCAGCCACAACGGCCTGAAGTCCATGGGCATCGTGGCGTGCATCGGCCTCATCACCACCCTGGTGGTGTCCTTCACGGTGCTCGCCGCGGTGATGCAGGTGATGTGGGACCGGCTGCCGCGCAAGCTCCAGGAGGGCGTGCAGCACGCGTCCACCCCGGGGCAGCCCTCCGCCTCCGACAAGTCCGAGGCGGCCTGA
- the ureG gene encoding urease accessory protein UreG: MHDDHRGHGHDDDHDHTHEEWDHPGHYHEREKPQTRDFSNRSFTIGIGGPVGSGKTALVLALCRALRDNYRLGVVTNDIFTKEDAEFLVRNKALSPERIKAVETGGCPHAAIREDISHNLLALEELMEDLKPELLIVESGGDNLAAQYSRELADYTVYVIDVAGGDKVPRKGGPGITQSDLLVINKTDLAPHVGADLSVMERDARKMRGDGPFVFTQVTKGVGLQEVIDHLLSAWRKATGAA, from the coding sequence ATGCACGACGACCACCGCGGCCACGGCCATGATGATGACCACGACCACACGCACGAGGAGTGGGACCATCCGGGCCACTACCACGAGCGCGAGAAGCCCCAGACGCGGGACTTCTCGAACCGGTCCTTCACCATCGGCATCGGTGGACCGGTGGGGAGCGGGAAGACGGCGCTGGTGCTGGCGCTGTGCCGGGCGCTGCGGGACAACTACCGGCTGGGCGTGGTGACCAACGACATCTTCACCAAGGAGGACGCCGAGTTCCTGGTGCGCAACAAGGCGCTCTCGCCCGAGCGCATCAAGGCGGTGGAGACGGGCGGGTGCCCGCATGCGGCCATCCGCGAGGACATCAGCCACAACCTGCTGGCGCTCGAGGAGCTCATGGAGGATTTGAAGCCCGAGCTGCTCATCGTGGAGAGCGGGGGCGACAACCTGGCGGCGCAGTACAGCCGCGAGCTGGCGGACTACACCGTCTACGTCATCGACGTGGCGGGCGGGGACAAGGTGCCGCGCAAGGGCGGGCCGGGCATCACGCAGTCGGACCTGCTGGTCATCAACAAGACGGACCTGGCGCCGCACGTGGGCGCGGACCTGTCGGTGATGGAGCGCGACGCGCGGAAGATGCGGGGGGACGGGCCCTTCGTCTTCACCCAGGTGACGAAGGGCGTGGGGCTGCAGGAGGTCATCGACCACCTGCTCTCCGCGTGGCGCAAGGCCACGGGCGCCGCCTGA
- a CDS encoding urease accessory protein UreF, which produces MGYPWRVLQLADSGFPTGGFAHSGGLEAAVQHGEVRGREGLERFARELLWQTGHGALPLLSAAWREPSSLVALDARAESFLTNHVANRASRTQGRAFLDTCARIFPEPVAPLRQAARDAKSRYHHAPLFGAVLRALDVELPDAQQLLLSLTLRGTLSAAVRMGIVGTHESHQLQHQCAPLLDEVLEACAGLGVESLAQTSPLMDLLGATHDRLYSRLFLS; this is translated from the coding sequence ATGGGCTACCCGTGGAGGGTGCTGCAACTGGCCGATTCGGGCTTTCCCACCGGGGGCTTCGCGCACTCGGGGGGACTGGAGGCGGCGGTGCAGCACGGCGAGGTGCGCGGCCGCGAGGGCCTGGAGCGCTTCGCCCGTGAGTTGCTCTGGCAGACGGGACACGGGGCCCTGCCGCTGCTGAGCGCGGCCTGGCGCGAGCCCTCCTCGCTGGTGGCCCTGGATGCTCGCGCGGAGTCCTTCCTCACCAACCACGTGGCCAACCGGGCGAGCCGCACCCAGGGGCGGGCCTTCCTGGACACGTGCGCGCGCATCTTCCCCGAGCCGGTGGCGCCACTGCGGCAGGCTGCCCGGGACGCGAAGTCCCGCTACCACCACGCCCCCCTCTTCGGGGCGGTGCTGCGCGCGCTGGACGTCGAGCTGCCGGACGCGCAGCAGCTCCTCCTGTCCCTCACGCTGCGGGGGACGCTGTCCGCGGCGGTGCGGATGGGCATCGTGGGCACGCACGAGTCCCACCAGCTCCAACACCAGTGCGCCCCGCTGCTCGACGAGGTGCTCGAGGCCTGCGCCGGGCTGGGCGTGGAGTCGCTGGCCCAGACGTCACCGCTGATGGACCTGCTCGGCGCCACGCACGACCGGCTCTACTCGCGGCTCTTCCTTTCCTGA
- the ureC gene encoding urease subunit alpha produces the protein MSRKMDRRHYADMFGPTTGDRVRLGDTGLLAQVEKDLTVYGDECKFGGGKVLRDGMGQKAGVGDAEALDCVITNALIVDWTGIYKADIGIKGGRISGIGKAGNPDVMAGVTPGMVVGVTTEAIAGEGLIVTAGGIDSHIHFICPQQADEAIASGITTWVGGGTGPATGTNATTCTPGAWNIRRMLESTDTLPLNIGLTGKGNTSRPEGLLEQIAAGAIGLKLHEDWGTTPATIDNCLSVAEGEDIQVTIHTDTLNESGFVDDSIAAFKGRTIHTYHSEGAGGGHAPDIIRVCGEANVLPSSTNPTRPYTVNTLDEHLDMLMVCHHLDREIPEDVAFAESRIRGSTIAAEDILHDLGAISMMSSDSQAMGRVGEVITRTWQTAHKMREQRGRLREERGDNDNLRIRRYVAKYTINPAIAHGLVHEVGSVEVGKLADLVLWRPAFFGLRPELVIKGGFIAWGQMGDPGASIPTPQPYYMRPMFGARGRALGATSIAFVSGRALADGMVRGLGLTKQLSGVRRCRGLGKRDMKLNDALPRLTVDPETYEVRADGELLVCEPSVRLPLAQRYSLF, from the coding sequence ATGAGCCGGAAGATGGATCGCCGTCACTACGCGGACATGTTCGGTCCCACCACGGGCGACCGGGTCCGGCTGGGCGACACGGGGCTGCTGGCGCAGGTGGAGAAGGACCTCACCGTCTACGGGGACGAGTGCAAGTTCGGCGGCGGCAAGGTGCTGCGCGACGGCATGGGCCAGAAGGCCGGGGTGGGGGACGCCGAGGCGCTGGACTGCGTCATCACCAACGCGCTCATCGTCGACTGGACGGGCATCTACAAGGCGGACATCGGCATCAAGGGCGGGCGCATCTCCGGCATCGGCAAGGCGGGCAACCCGGACGTGATGGCGGGGGTGACGCCGGGCATGGTGGTGGGCGTCACCACCGAGGCCATTGCCGGCGAGGGGCTCATCGTCACGGCGGGCGGCATCGACTCGCACATCCACTTCATCTGCCCGCAGCAGGCGGACGAGGCGATCGCCAGCGGCATCACCACCTGGGTGGGTGGTGGCACGGGGCCGGCCACGGGCACCAACGCCACCACGTGTACGCCGGGCGCGTGGAACATCCGGCGCATGCTGGAGTCCACGGACACGCTGCCGCTCAACATCGGCCTCACCGGCAAGGGCAACACCTCGCGGCCCGAAGGCCTGCTGGAGCAGATCGCCGCCGGGGCCATCGGCCTGAAGTTGCACGAGGACTGGGGCACCACGCCGGCCACCATCGACAACTGCCTGTCGGTGGCCGAGGGCGAGGACATCCAGGTCACCATCCACACGGACACGCTCAACGAGTCGGGCTTCGTGGATGACTCCATCGCCGCCTTCAAGGGCCGCACCATCCACACGTACCACTCGGAGGGCGCTGGCGGTGGACACGCCCCGGACATCATCCGCGTGTGTGGCGAGGCCAACGTCCTGCCGAGCTCGACGAACCCCACGCGTCCGTACACGGTGAACACGCTGGATGAGCACCTGGACATGCTCATGGTGTGTCACCACCTGGACCGGGAGATTCCCGAGGACGTGGCCTTCGCCGAGAGCCGCATCCGGGGGAGCACCATCGCCGCGGAGGACATCCTGCACGACCTGGGGGCCATCAGCATGATGTCCTCGGACAGCCAGGCGATGGGACGGGTGGGCGAGGTCATCACCCGCACGTGGCAGACGGCGCACAAGATGCGCGAGCAGCGCGGGCGCCTGCGCGAGGAGCGGGGCGACAACGACAACCTGCGCATCCGCCGCTACGTGGCCAAGTACACCATCAACCCGGCCATCGCCCACGGCCTGGTGCACGAGGTGGGCTCGGTGGAGGTGGGGAAGCTGGCGGACCTGGTGCTGTGGCGGCCCGCCTTCTTCGGCCTGCGCCCGGAGCTGGTCATCAAGGGTGGCTTCATCGCCTGGGGGCAGATGGGAGACCCGGGAGCGTCCATCCCCACGCCTCAGCCCTATTACATGCGGCCGATGTTCGGCGCGCGGGGCCGGGCGCTGGGGGCCACCAGCATCGCCTTCGTCTCGGGGCGCGCGCTGGCGGACGGGATGGTGCGAGGGCTGGGGCTCACCAAGCAGCTGTCCGGGGTGCGCCGGTGCCGGGGGCTCGGCAAGCGCGACATGAAGCTCAACGACGCGCTGCCCAGGCTCACGGTGGACCCGGAGACGTACGAGGTGCGCGCGGATGGCGAGCTGCTCGTGTGCGAGCCCTCCGTCCGGTTGCCGCTGGCGCAGCGTTACTCGCTGTTCTGA
- the ureA gene encoding urease subunit gamma: MHLSPREIDKLLLHGAGFLAQKRLARGVRLNYPEAVALIATQLLEFIRDGRSVAELMDLGRKFLGRAQVMEGVPEMVAEVQVEGTFPDGSKLVTVHHPIEAEHGDLSLALYGSFLPVPSPERFARPPHEEVRPGEVLVQPGELVLNEGRDTVTVEVTNTGDRPVQVGSHYPFFETNRGLVFDRARAYGRRLDIPAGTAVRFEPGEKKTVSLVPIAGARVVQGGNALGSGPVTPENQERALAQVASRGFGHEEGA, translated from the coding sequence ATGCACCTGTCGCCGCGTGAGATCGACAAGCTGCTGCTGCATGGCGCGGGTTTCCTGGCCCAGAAGCGACTGGCACGAGGGGTGAGGCTCAACTACCCCGAGGCGGTGGCGCTCATCGCCACCCAGCTTCTCGAGTTCATCCGTGACGGCCGGAGTGTGGCGGAGCTGATGGACCTGGGGCGGAAGTTCCTGGGGCGCGCGCAGGTGATGGAGGGCGTGCCGGAGATGGTGGCGGAGGTGCAGGTGGAGGGCACCTTCCCGGACGGCTCGAAGCTGGTGACGGTGCACCACCCCATCGAGGCCGAGCACGGCGATCTGTCCCTGGCGCTCTACGGCAGCTTCCTGCCCGTGCCGTCGCCGGAGCGCTTCGCACGGCCACCGCACGAGGAGGTGCGGCCGGGCGAGGTGCTCGTGCAACCGGGCGAGCTGGTGCTCAACGAGGGCCGCGACACCGTCACCGTGGAGGTCACCAACACGGGAGACCGTCCCGTGCAGGTGGGCAGCCACTACCCGTTCTTCGAGACGAACCGGGGCCTCGTCTTCGACCGGGCCAGGGCGTACGGACGGCGGCTGGACATCCCGGCGGGCACGGCGGTGCGCTTCGAGCCCGGGGAGAAGAAGACGGTGTCGCTCGTGCCCATCGCGGGAGCGCGGGTGGTCCAGGGCGGCAACGCGCTGGGCTCGGGCCCGGTGACGCCGGAGAACCAGGAGCGGGCCCTGGCCCAGGTGGCCTCGCGCGGCTTCGGACACGAGGAGGGCGCATGA
- a CDS encoding urease accessory protein UreD produces the protein MIRGEHIQSPGMARTGRAGDARLAFERVGNRTVVRTALAHSPLRLLTPRNHGHAAWVYTSSLGGGLVDGDHLSVELDVAEGAAALLSSQGSNRVYRSPRGCRSDLSARVAEGALLALVPDPTMCFAGARYSQRQDVQLAQGASLVLMDLVTAGRSANGERWAFTHYSSALRVHREGRSLLDERWLLDPHHGTLPERLGRFDALGTVLLVGPALASAREALAGHVGALPVTPRAGLVCSASPLGPDGLVLRAAATSAEVLLRTAREWLSFLSPMLGDDPWARRA, from the coding sequence ATGATTCGAGGCGAACACATCCAGTCCCCTGGGATGGCCCGGACCGGGCGCGCGGGAGACGCGCGGCTCGCCTTCGAGCGCGTGGGCAATCGCACCGTGGTGCGCACCGCGCTCGCGCACAGTCCCTTGCGGCTGCTGACGCCGCGCAACCACGGGCACGCCGCGTGGGTCTACACCAGCTCGCTCGGAGGGGGGCTGGTGGATGGCGACCACCTTTCGGTGGAGCTGGACGTGGCCGAGGGCGCCGCAGCGCTCCTGTCGAGCCAGGGCTCCAATCGCGTGTACCGCTCGCCTCGTGGCTGCCGCAGCGACCTGTCCGCGCGGGTGGCGGAGGGCGCGCTGCTCGCGCTCGTGCCGGACCCCACCATGTGCTTCGCGGGGGCCCGCTATTCACAGCGCCAGGACGTCCAGCTCGCCCAGGGCGCCTCGCTCGTGTTGATGGACCTCGTCACCGCCGGCCGCAGCGCCAACGGTGAGCGCTGGGCCTTCACGCACTACTCCTCCGCGCTCCGTGTCCACCGCGAGGGGCGCTCGCTGCTCGACGAGCGCTGGCTGCTCGACCCCCACCATGGGACCCTCCCCGAGCGGCTCGGCCGCTTCGACGCGCTCGGCACCGTGCTCCTGGTGGGACCGGCCCTGGCCTCCGCCCGGGAGGCGCTCGCCGGGCACGTGGGGGCCCTGCCCGTCACCCCGCGCGCCGGGCTCGTCTGCTCCGCCAGCCCGCTCGGGCCCGATGGCCTGGTGCTCCGGGCCGCGGCCACCTCCGCCGAGGTGCTGCTGCGCACCGCCCGGGAGTGGCTGTCCTTCCTCTCCCCGATGCTCGGGGATGACCCCTGGGCACGCCGGGCGTGA